A single genomic interval of Desulfobotulus pelophilus harbors:
- a CDS encoding sigma-54 interaction domain-containing protein — protein sequence MMSQIAMDEALFSRENLFRVFDNLDTGIVAHDTSRRIFVFNREAERITGFSRSEVIGKDCHEVFGAPLCGSRCSFCDGHAFPGDHAAYPLNLVSRSGEVLQVEMSVTAMKRADGSLWGVLAAMRDVTDLFNLRLKAEDMGRFSGIIGNDPRMLQIFQQIRDVSQYDFPVHITGETGTGKELVAAAIHSESRRAGKPFVPVNCGALPEGLIESELFGHVRGSFTGAVRDKKGRFELAHGGTVFLDEVAELSRYMQVKLLRFLQEGTFERVGGEQTIKVDTRIVSATNKNLKKEVARGDFRDDLYYRLNVVPIQLPPLRERRNDIALLVHHFMEEAARQYPHTAPRMARDALGMLMDYSWPGNVRELQNTVRFAIVKSGGGEITPADLPHEIRGEVALKSRRGPARKLEPDTVAQVLLRTDGNKAKAAKLLGVGRATLYRFLKEYPELYTG from the coding sequence ATGATGAGTCAGATCGCTATGGATGAAGCACTGTTTTCCAGAGAGAATCTGTTCAGGGTCTTTGATAACCTGGATACGGGAATCGTTGCCCATGACACTTCCCGTCGTATTTTTGTGTTTAACAGGGAGGCGGAGAGGATTACGGGTTTTTCCAGGTCAGAAGTCATTGGAAAGGATTGTCATGAGGTTTTCGGGGCACCCCTCTGCGGAAGCCGCTGTTCTTTTTGCGATGGCCATGCTTTTCCGGGGGATCATGCAGCCTATCCTTTGAATCTTGTATCCCGGTCCGGTGAAGTGCTTCAGGTGGAGATGTCCGTAACGGCCATGAAACGGGCGGATGGATCACTCTGGGGTGTGCTGGCGGCCATGCGGGATGTGACGGATCTTTTCAATCTCCGGTTGAAGGCAGAGGATATGGGTCGTTTTTCCGGTATCATCGGTAATGACCCACGAATGCTGCAGATTTTTCAGCAGATACGGGATGTGTCCCAGTACGATTTTCCCGTTCATATTACGGGGGAAACGGGAACGGGTAAGGAGCTTGTGGCGGCTGCCATCCACAGTGAAAGCCGCAGGGCAGGTAAGCCTTTTGTCCCTGTGAACTGCGGTGCTCTCCCCGAAGGATTGATAGAGTCGGAGCTTTTCGGGCATGTGAGAGGTTCCTTTACCGGGGCCGTCCGGGATAAAAAGGGCCGTTTTGAGCTGGCCCATGGAGGGACTGTCTTTCTGGACGAAGTCGCCGAACTTTCCCGATACATGCAGGTGAAGCTGTTGCGTTTTCTGCAGGAAGGAACCTTTGAACGGGTCGGGGGTGAACAGACCATCAAGGTGGATACCCGGATTGTATCGGCAACCAATAAAAACTTAAAAAAAGAGGTTGCCAGAGGCGATTTTCGGGATGATCTTTATTATCGTCTGAATGTGGTTCCCATACAGCTGCCACCGCTGCGGGAGCGGCGCAATGATATCGCCCTGCTGGTGCATCATTTTATGGAGGAAGCGGCCCGTCAGTATCCCCATACGGCACCGCGCATGGCAAGGGATGCTTTGGGAATGCTCATGGATTACTCATGGCCGGGCAATGTGCGGGAGCTGCAGAATACGGTACGTTTTGCCATTGTAAAATCCGGCGGAGGAGAAATCACCCCGGCGGATCTGCCCCACGAAATCCGGGGGGAGGTAGCCTTGAAATCCAGGAGAGGGCCTGCCCGTAAGCTGGAACCGGATACGGTGGCACAGGTTCTGCTCCGGACCGATGGTAACAAGGCCAAGGCGGCCAAGTTGCTGGGTGTGGGCCGGGCGACCCTTTATCGTTTTTTAAAAGAGTATCCGGAGCTTTATACCGGCTAA
- a CDS encoding hydantoinase/oxoprolinase family protein, translating into MKQYGIGMDTGGTYTDAVLMDLETGEVLATAKTPTTHEDLHVCLGRALGLLQEETVFDPEAVMRVAVSSTLATNSIVEGQGADVGLFVIGLDKHFELPVAAIRQVTGGHTVLGEEENPLDVEGLLEGVLFFRNKVDAYAVIAAMSFANPAHEKVAAKAIHMVDPRPVFCSHEVSDRPGFEARAATTVLNARLMPKMQAFLQGVGQTLADYGLEKGLRVVRGDGTCMGAEEAVHQAAGTVASGPAATAWFGAGSVASGEALVVDVGGTTTDITRICHGRPLVDPHGSRIGNWDTHVPAVSMVTVGVGGDSFVRTGREGLLVGPERATPLCRMTDLRPPQEWMDAKENASCLRAVDTGHGEDPLWQLLHEKGPMAMGELGRVLELPDVVLRDRLAPALQKGWIVRAGFTPTDALSVLGMLPFGSREASVLGAEILARDRQMDVDSFCRAVLHQVSMVIEDAIVDFLVRLETGKSFSAFWPDRRSHGFLDVGFRLKGPIVGIGAAASLLLPAVARSLDAELILPEHHGVGNAVGALRIAMDGLA; encoded by the coding sequence ATGAAACAATACGGAATTGGCATGGATACCGGTGGGACCTATACGGATGCTGTCCTCATGGATCTGGAAACGGGTGAGGTGCTGGCCACGGCCAAAACGCCCACTACCCATGAGGATCTTCATGTCTGTCTGGGTCGGGCACTGGGATTGCTTCAGGAAGAAACGGTCTTTGATCCGGAAGCCGTCATGCGGGTTGCCGTATCCTCCACACTGGCAACCAACAGTATCGTGGAAGGGCAGGGGGCGGATGTGGGCCTTTTTGTCATCGGTCTGGATAAACACTTTGAGCTTCCCGTTGCTGCCATCCGGCAGGTGACAGGAGGCCATACGGTTCTGGGCGAGGAAGAAAACCCTCTGGATGTGGAAGGGCTTCTGGAGGGAGTTTTGTTTTTTCGGAATAAGGTGGATGCCTATGCCGTGATTGCAGCCATGAGTTTCGCCAATCCGGCCCATGAAAAGGTAGCCGCCAAGGCCATTCATATGGTGGATCCCAGGCCGGTTTTCTGTTCCCATGAAGTGAGTGACCGGCCCGGTTTTGAGGCAAGGGCTGCCACTACCGTACTCAATGCCCGTCTGATGCCGAAAATGCAGGCTTTTTTGCAGGGAGTTGGGCAAACGCTTGCCGACTATGGTTTGGAAAAGGGCCTGAGGGTTGTGCGGGGTGATGGTACCTGTATGGGGGCAGAAGAGGCCGTTCATCAGGCAGCCGGTACGGTGGCCAGCGGTCCTGCTGCAACGGCATGGTTTGGAGCGGGATCTGTGGCCTCGGGTGAAGCCCTTGTGGTGGATGTGGGGGGTACGACAACGGATATTACCCGTATCTGCCATGGACGTCCTCTGGTGGACCCCCATGGCAGCCGTATCGGTAATTGGGATACCCATGTACCGGCGGTTTCCATGGTTACGGTGGGTGTGGGGGGGGACTCTTTTGTCCGAACGGGCAGAGAAGGTCTGCTGGTGGGGCCGGAAAGGGCCACGCCACTGTGCAGGATGACGGACCTTCGGCCTCCTCAAGAATGGATGGATGCAAAAGAAAATGCTTCCTGCCTGCGGGCTGTGGATACGGGACATGGAGAGGATCCCTTGTGGCAACTGCTGCATGAAAAGGGGCCCATGGCTATGGGAGAGCTGGGCCGTGTGCTGGAACTCCCCGATGTTGTGCTCAGAGATCGCCTTGCTCCGGCTTTGCAGAAAGGGTGGATTGTGCGGGCGGGCTTTACGCCTACCGATGCTTTGTCTGTGCTGGGCATGCTGCCTTTCGGATCCCGGGAGGCTTCTGTTCTTGGGGCGGAAATTCTTGCCAGAGACCGGCAGATGGATGTGGACAGTTTTTGCAGGGCTGTTTTGCATCAGGTGTCCATGGTCATTGAGGATGCCATTGTGGATTTTCTTGTGCGCCTTGAAACCGGGAAAAGTTTTTCCGCTTTCTGGCCGGATCGCAGGAGTCATGGCTTTCTGGATGTGGGTTTTCGCTTGAAAGGACCCATTGTAGGGATTGGTGCCGCTGCTTCCCTGCTTCTGCCTGCAGTGGCCAGGTCGTTGGATGCGGAGTTGATTCTGCCGGAACACCATGGGGTGGGCAATGCCGTCGGTGCCCTTCGTATTGCCATGGACGGTTTGGCATGA
- a CDS encoding glutaredoxin family protein: MGLFSRWAETFFGRSRTAADSQGSRDGSDRSAPPSSFMGTHSPGGLEMNDAGEEKQVTLYSLSTCGHCKSTKRLLNDCSVAYSFTDVDLLDQEERSLILEQLRELNPRCSFPTIVINDRVIVGFRENEIKEALGL; the protein is encoded by the coding sequence ATGGGGCTTTTTTCACGATGGGCGGAAACTTTTTTCGGTAGGTCACGTACGGCTGCAGACTCTCAGGGCAGCAGGGATGGCAGCGACAGGAGTGCACCGCCATCTTCTTTTATGGGTACCCATTCTCCGGGAGGTTTGGAAATGAATGATGCGGGTGAGGAAAAGCAGGTCACTCTGTATTCCTTAAGCACATGTGGTCATTGTAAATCCACCAAAAGGCTTCTGAATGACTGCAGTGTGGCCTATTCCTTTACGGACGTGGATCTTCTGGATCAGGAAGAGCGCAGTCTGATTCTGGAACAGCTCAGGGAGCTCAATCCCCGCTGCTCTTTCCCCACCATTGTCATCAATGACAGGGTGATTGTGGGGTTTCGGGAAAATGAAATCAAGGAGGCATTGGGCTTATGA